A stretch of the Fodinicurvata sediminis DSM 21159 genome encodes the following:
- a CDS encoding SDR family NAD(P)-dependent oxidoreductase, with translation MSEAAKCAWITGASSGLGRELALQMARDGWSVAVSARSAEKLDSLVSEAAGARGGVVAYPLDVTDAEAVNRTVARIESELGPVDQAVLNAGTHQPTPANEFKASDFRKLVDLNLMGTIHCLEVLIERFRARRAGRIAVVASVAGYTGLPQASAYGMTKAGLINLCEALRVELKPDNITVQVVNPGFVRTPLTDRNDFPMPFLMDVEDAACALYKGLSRNSFEITFPRRFTYMVKLLRILPYPLKLAVTARMLRRPEAETS, from the coding sequence ATGAGCGAAGCTGCGAAATGCGCCTGGATCACTGGCGCCAGCAGCGGGCTGGGCCGGGAACTGGCGCTGCAGATGGCGCGCGATGGCTGGAGCGTTGCCGTCTCGGCCCGCTCTGCCGAGAAACTGGACAGTCTGGTGAGCGAGGCCGCGGGCGCCCGGGGTGGGGTTGTCGCCTATCCCTTGGACGTGACCGACGCGGAGGCCGTGAACCGAACGGTGGCGCGGATCGAGAGCGAACTTGGGCCTGTCGACCAGGCGGTCCTTAATGCCGGCACGCATCAGCCGACCCCTGCGAACGAATTCAAGGCTTCGGATTTCCGCAAGCTTGTGGATCTGAACCTGATGGGCACCATCCACTGCCTGGAGGTTCTGATCGAACGTTTCCGTGCGCGTCGGGCCGGGCGCATAGCCGTGGTGGCCTCGGTGGCCGGATATACCGGTCTGCCCCAGGCCTCGGCCTATGGCATGACCAAGGCCGGGTTGATCAATCTCTGCGAGGCCCTGCGTGTGGAACTGAAGCCGGACAACATCACGGTGCAGGTGGTCAATCCGGGCTTCGTGCGCACGCCGCTTACCGACCGGAACGATTTCCCCATGCCCTTCCTGATGGACGTCGAGGATGCCGCATGCGCGCTTTACAAGGGGCTGTCGCGGAACAGCTTCGAGATCACCTTTCCGCGACGCTTCACCTATATGGTGAAGCTGTTGCGCATCCTGCCGTATCCCCTGAAGCTGGCCGTCACGGCCCGCATGCTGCGTCGTCCGGAAGCTGAGACATCATGA
- a CDS encoding cryptochrome/photolyase family protein, producing the protein MIISMDRCLRLILGDQLSPHISSLQDAQPQHDLVLMAEVKAEANYVRHHQKKIALVFSAMRHFAERLESEGHKLIYRRYDEPPVHANLLEAVRTAVAQLRISRLVVTEPSEWRLRAEMEDWEAELGIPVEIREDQRFICSHYRFARWARGRKSLRMEHFYREMRRETGLLMEGDRPAGGKWNYDRENRKALPQNIALPKVPSFESDGITREVLQLVGREFDRHFGMLEPFDLAVTADQADIALTYFLDHGLPSFGDYQDAMKQNAPVLFHAMISAYINIGLLDPLEVCRRAEEAWQAGRVPLNAVEGFIRQILGWREYVRGLYWQEMPGYAELNALAAKRPLPAFYWTGETEMNCLHQVVGETRANAYAHHIQRLMVAGNFALLAGLDPRAVNAWYMVVYADAYEWVELPNTHGMALHADGGLMASKPYAASGKYIDRMSDYCRHCRYDVKQATGDDACPFNYLYWDFIARHEQRFHSNPRMAMPLSALNRMKRQKLTDMQSQARMFLDSLDYAEEGEWT; encoded by the coding sequence TTGATCATCTCGATGGACCGTTGCCTGCGCCTGATTCTGGGGGATCAGCTCTCACCTCATATCTCCAGCCTCCAGGATGCACAACCTCAGCACGACCTGGTCCTGATGGCGGAAGTGAAGGCCGAGGCCAACTATGTTCGCCATCACCAGAAGAAGATTGCCCTGGTTTTCTCGGCCATGCGCCATTTTGCCGAACGCCTGGAGAGCGAAGGTCACAAGCTGATATATCGCCGCTACGATGAGCCGCCAGTCCATGCGAATCTCTTGGAAGCGGTACGAACCGCGGTTGCGCAGTTGCGTATTTCCCGCTTGGTGGTAACCGAGCCTTCGGAATGGCGATTGCGCGCAGAGATGGAGGATTGGGAGGCGGAACTCGGCATTCCGGTTGAAATCCGCGAAGACCAGCGGTTCATCTGTTCCCATTATCGTTTTGCCCGCTGGGCCCGAGGACGCAAGTCCCTGCGCATGGAGCACTTCTATCGAGAAATGCGCCGGGAAACGGGGCTGTTGATGGAAGGGGACCGGCCGGCGGGTGGCAAGTGGAATTACGACCGGGAGAACCGCAAGGCCCTTCCGCAAAACATCGCGTTGCCAAAGGTCCCGAGTTTTGAGTCGGATGGGATCACGCGCGAAGTCCTGCAACTCGTTGGGCGAGAGTTCGACAGGCATTTCGGGATGCTTGAGCCTTTTGACCTGGCGGTCACGGCGGATCAGGCCGACATAGCCCTTACGTACTTTCTGGATCACGGCTTGCCGTCCTTCGGCGATTACCAGGACGCCATGAAGCAGAATGCGCCGGTCCTGTTCCATGCCATGATCTCGGCCTACATAAACATCGGCCTCCTGGATCCGCTGGAGGTTTGCCGCCGGGCGGAAGAAGCCTGGCAAGCGGGACGGGTGCCCCTGAATGCCGTCGAGGGTTTCATCCGGCAGATCCTGGGATGGCGCGAGTACGTGCGCGGCCTCTATTGGCAGGAGATGCCAGGCTATGCAGAGTTGAATGCCTTGGCGGCCAAGCGGCCGCTGCCGGCCTTCTACTGGACGGGCGAGACCGAGATGAACTGTCTGCACCAGGTGGTCGGCGAGACTCGTGCCAATGCCTATGCACATCATATCCAGCGCCTGATGGTGGCAGGGAACTTTGCCCTGCTGGCCGGACTGGATCCCAGGGCGGTAAATGCCTGGTACATGGTGGTCTATGCCGATGCCTACGAATGGGTGGAACTGCCCAACACCCATGGCATGGCCTTGCATGCCGATGGCGGCCTTATGGCCAGCAAGCCCTATGCCGCCAGCGGCAAGTATATCGATCGCATGTCGGACTATTGCCGGCACTGCAGATACGACGTGAAACAGGCGACGGGCGACGACGCCTGCCCCTTCAATTACCTTTATTGGGATTTCATCGCGCGGCATGAACAACGCTTCCACAGCAATCCCCGCATGGCGATGCCGTTGAGCGCGCTGAACCGCATGAAGCGGCAGAAGCTGACGGACATGCAGAGCCAAGCCCGGATGTTCCTGGATAGCCTGGATTATGCCGAAGAAGGAGAGTGGACATGA
- a CDS encoding DUF6134 family protein, translating to MKQATAGARRWGGLALMLTLVVAPVFAAIPEENTLDFQVRRDGNDIGTHSLRFEEHGEELHVFVEIELEVNLAFIPVYSYSHRNHEVWQDGKLVSLSSETDDDGTQYQVEVQATDDGLQVNSSEEGEFTAPADMLTTSYWNPDAMERERLLDTQFGRIVELQVDEQGRENLDTQEGSVEATRYSVTGDLNLDIWYDREGRWSGLEFEARGKPVRYLRTPLSSAGVDGRSGT from the coding sequence TTGAAGCAGGCCACCGCTGGTGCACGCCGTTGGGGCGGTCTGGCCTTGATGCTGACCCTGGTCGTGGCTCCTGTGTTCGCCGCGATTCCCGAGGAGAACACTCTGGACTTTCAGGTCCGGCGCGATGGCAATGACATCGGCACCCACAGCCTGCGATTCGAGGAGCATGGCGAAGAACTGCATGTCTTCGTCGAGATCGAACTGGAGGTCAACCTGGCCTTCATTCCCGTTTACAGCTACAGCCACCGAAACCACGAAGTCTGGCAGGATGGCAAGCTGGTCTCATTGTCCAGCGAAACCGATGATGACGGCACGCAGTATCAGGTGGAAGTCCAGGCTACGGATGATGGCCTGCAGGTAAACTCCAGCGAGGAAGGGGAATTCACTGCACCGGCAGACATGCTGACAACCAGTTACTGGAACCCCGATGCCATGGAGCGCGAACGCCTTCTGGATACACAGTTCGGGCGCATTGTCGAGTTGCAGGTGGACGAACAGGGCCGTGAAAACCTGGACACGCAAGAAGGATCGGTCGAGGCCACCCGCTATAGTGTCACCGGCGATCTGAACCTGGATATCTGGTATGACCGGGAAGGGCGCTGGAGCGGACTGGAGTTCGAGGCGCGCGGCAAACCGGTGCGCTATCTGCGTACGCCTCTCTCCTCGGCCGGCGTCGATGGCCGCTCGGGCACCTGA
- a CDS encoding zinc ABC transporter substrate-binding protein has product MKSLKHSLLGGVLTSVVLFSSPLSAQDAPQVVASIQPVHSLVSQVMEGVGAPDLLVEGGGSPHSYSLRPSQARALEQADVVFWVGESLESFLPQSLESLSSDARVVPLSQSVGIHLLENRSEGTWDHHDHGHDDAHHTSGNDHGHHDHDETHAHHEDTHHEDGRHEDDQYDDGHHDHDEGGHSHGGGYADGEEHAHGHYDMHIWLSPDNAAAMLTAIRDALIAVDPAHSEAYHANTDAALKDLDELEVELKEQLSGVADRPYIVFHDAYRYFEEAFGLNAVGSVTLSPERQPGAGRMAELREKVEQLEAVCVFSEPQFEPRLVSSLIEGTEVRTAELDPLGAVLDPGPSAYYQLMRNLGQQIAGCLAESG; this is encoded by the coding sequence ATGAAAAGTCTCAAACACAGCCTGCTCGGTGGCGTCCTGACGAGCGTCGTCCTGTTCTCGAGCCCTCTGTCTGCCCAGGATGCACCCCAGGTGGTGGCCTCGATTCAGCCGGTCCATAGCCTGGTTTCCCAGGTAATGGAGGGCGTGGGTGCGCCTGACCTGCTGGTCGAGGGGGGCGGTTCGCCCCACAGCTACAGCCTGCGTCCCTCCCAGGCACGGGCCCTGGAGCAGGCCGATGTCGTCTTCTGGGTGGGGGAATCGCTCGAGTCCTTCCTGCCGCAATCCCTCGAATCCCTGAGCAGCGATGCCCGGGTCGTCCCTCTGTCGCAGAGCGTAGGGATCCATCTTCTGGAAAACCGCAGTGAGGGAACCTGGGATCACCACGACCACGGCCATGACGACGCTCATCATACGAGCGGTAATGACCACGGCCATCATGATCATGACGAGACGCATGCTCACCATGAGGACACCCATCATGAAGACGGGCGCCATGAGGATGACCAGTACGACGATGGGCACCACGACCATGACGAGGGCGGGCATTCCCACGGCGGGGGATATGCCGACGGTGAAGAACATGCACACGGGCACTATGACATGCACATCTGGCTGTCGCCGGACAATGCAGCTGCCATGCTGACGGCCATTCGGGATGCCCTGATCGCGGTCGATCCGGCGCATAGCGAGGCCTATCACGCAAACACGGACGCAGCCCTGAAGGATCTGGACGAGTTGGAGGTTGAACTCAAGGAGCAGCTGAGTGGTGTTGCCGACCGTCCGTACATCGTCTTCCACGATGCGTATCGCTATTTCGAGGAGGCCTTTGGTCTGAATGCCGTCGGCTCGGTGACCTTGAGCCCCGAGCGCCAGCCAGGCGCGGGCCGCATGGCAGAGCTGAGGGAGAAGGTGGAGCAGCTGGAAGCGGTCTGCGTATTCAGCGAGCCGCAGTTCGAGCCGCGTCTGGTTTCCAGCCTGATCGAAGGCACTGAGGTGCGCACAGCGGAGCTGGACCCGCTGGGCGCTGTCCTTGATCCAGGGCCATCTGCCTACTATCAACTGATGCGCAACCTGGGACAGCAGATTGCCGGATGCCTGGCAGAGTCCGGGTGA
- a CDS encoding Fur family transcriptional regulator, whose translation MPSNDHDHDRCLNEALDRVQAVCSERGLKLTEMRRRILELIWTSHRAYGAYDLLEMLRAERGRVDPPTVYRALDFLRDQGFIHRIESLNAFVGCPLPDRSHNGQFFICDDCGTTLEAQDNSISKALQRSAEEQGFRVQQKIVELRGLCANCRTD comes from the coding sequence ATGCCGTCTAACGATCACGATCATGACCGCTGCCTGAACGAAGCGCTCGACCGCGTCCAAGCCGTCTGTTCCGAGCGCGGTCTCAAGCTGACCGAGATGCGCCGCCGTATCCTGGAACTGATCTGGACCAGCCATCGCGCTTACGGCGCCTATGACCTGCTCGAAATGCTGCGTGCCGAACGTGGGCGGGTCGACCCGCCAACGGTTTACAGAGCGCTTGATTTTCTGCGTGACCAGGGCTTCATACACCGTATCGAAAGCCTGAATGCCTTCGTTGGCTGTCCCCTGCCGGATCGCAGTCACAATGGACAGTTCTTCATCTGCGACGACTGCGGAACAACACTTGAAGCCCAGGACAACAGCATCTCCAAGGCCCTGCAACGCAGTGCCGAGGAACAGGGCTTTCGCGTACAGCAGAAGATCGTGGAGTTGCGCGGTCTCTGCGCAAACTGCCGAACGGACTGA
- the znuC gene encoding zinc ABC transporter ATP-binding protein ZnuC, translating to MTDNPSLLVETSGLGLALGGRQILESIDLGIAPGEIVTVIGPNGAGKTSLLRIILGLQKPDSGKVHRRSGLRLGYVPQRMSVGPTLPLSVLHFLSLPDRQPRRKRLDALNELGIGHLADAQLHSLSGGEFQRVLLARTLLRDPDLLVLDEPAQAIDFVGQTELYQMIDRVRRERGCGVLLVSHDLHLVMAATDRVICLNRHICCSGEPETVSQHPEYLSLFGPRAAQALAIYHHHHDHQHDLDGAPIQEDGTSTKQPEKQESHHA from the coding sequence ATGACCGACAATCCTTCCCTGCTGGTCGAGACTTCCGGCCTCGGCCTGGCTCTGGGCGGCCGTCAGATCCTGGAATCCATAGACCTGGGCATAGCGCCCGGTGAGATCGTTACGGTCATCGGGCCGAACGGCGCCGGCAAGACCAGTCTGCTGCGCATTATCCTGGGTCTGCAGAAGCCTGACAGCGGGAAGGTTCACCGACGTTCCGGTCTGCGCCTCGGCTATGTTCCCCAGCGCATGTCTGTCGGGCCGACCCTGCCCCTGTCGGTTCTGCACTTCCTGTCCCTGCCGGATCGTCAACCACGCCGAAAACGCCTGGACGCACTGAACGAACTGGGCATCGGTCATTTGGCTGATGCCCAGTTGCACAGCCTCTCGGGTGGCGAGTTCCAGCGTGTACTGCTTGCGCGCACGCTGCTGCGCGATCCCGACCTGCTTGTGCTGGACGAGCCGGCGCAGGCCATCGATTTCGTCGGACAGACCGAGCTCTACCAAATGATCGACCGAGTGCGGCGCGAACGCGGCTGTGGCGTGCTGCTGGTCTCGCATGACCTGCACCTGGTCATGGCCGCCACGGATCGGGTCATCTGCCTGAACCGGCACATCTGCTGTTCCGGGGAACCCGAGACCGTCAGTCAGCACCCCGAATACCTGTCCTTGTTCGGTCCACGCGCGGCCCAGGCACTGGCCATTTATCACCATCACCACGATCATCAACACGACCTGGACGGAGCACCGATCCAGGAAGATGGCACCAGCACCAAGCAGCCTGAGAAGCAGGAGAGCCATCATGCTTGA
- the znuB gene encoding zinc ABC transporter permease subunit ZnuB encodes MLDDFLVRAFLAGAGVALVAGPLGCFVVWRRMAYFGDSLSHTALLGIALGFLLGIDLQLGVMASCIAMAILVVGLQQQKRLPTDTLLGILAHSGLALGLVAIAFLDRLRIDLMGYLFGDILAVSTTDLAWIYSGATLVLALLIFFWRQLLFATLHEDLARAEGVRVLPLRLLLMLTMAVTIAAAMKIVGVLLITSLLIIPAATARRFATTPEQMAVMAAVAGILSVAGGLWGSLIYDTPSGPSIVVCALLLFLLSLGLGGLLRRA; translated from the coding sequence ATGCTTGATGATTTTCTCGTCCGCGCCTTCCTGGCCGGCGCGGGTGTTGCTCTGGTTGCCGGTCCCCTTGGCTGTTTCGTGGTCTGGCGACGCATGGCCTATTTCGGCGACAGCCTATCGCACACCGCCCTGCTGGGCATCGCACTCGGTTTCCTGCTGGGAATCGACTTGCAGTTGGGAGTCATGGCCAGTTGTATCGCCATGGCCATCCTGGTCGTCGGCCTGCAACAGCAGAAACGCCTGCCCACCGACACCCTGCTGGGTATCCTGGCGCATTCGGGTCTGGCTCTGGGCCTGGTGGCCATCGCCTTCCTGGACCGCCTGCGCATCGACCTGATGGGCTATCTCTTCGGTGACATACTGGCGGTTTCCACCACCGATCTGGCCTGGATCTACTCTGGCGCCACCCTGGTCCTTGCCTTGCTGATTTTCTTCTGGCGCCAGCTGCTGTTCGCCACCCTGCATGAAGACCTGGCGCGCGCCGAAGGCGTTCGGGTCCTGCCGCTGCGTTTGCTCCTGATGCTCACCATGGCCGTCACCATTGCTGCAGCCATGAAGATTGTCGGCGTCTTGCTGATTACTTCGCTCCTGATCATTCCGGCCGCTACCGCCCGCCGCTTTGCCACCACGCCGGAACAGATGGCAGTCATGGCAGCTGTTGCCGGTATCCTCTCAGTGGCCGGAGGGCTTTGGGGCTCCCTGATCTATGACACGCCCTCAGGACCCAGCATCGTCGTCTGTGCGCTGCTTCTCTTTCTGCTCAGCCTCGGTCTCGGCGGTCTGCTGCGCCGGGCCTGA
- a CDS encoding Na/Pi cotransporter family protein, with translation MSEDFWLINLLGSVALLLWATKMVSHYVREAFGADFRRYLSRATQNRWLACVTGTGVAAALQSSTATALLLVTFLQQGLVMLAPALAIMLGADIGTTVVVQILSFDISFLAPGLLITGFLAFSAGQFAWLRNLGRIILALGLIVLSLNMIVEATEPMRESELVKTVLDSLSGQPVLALVIAALLTWLSHSSAAIVLLIMSMSGVFPGTLGLALVLGANVGSGLVMIGLTAQGDATTKRLPIGNLLFRLSGALIVLPFLEPISAGLGMLEDNPARELANFHTLFNIALALAFVPLIGPMARFLEKAVPEEKSLSEERVEPRFLDESVIDQPSMALACATREMMRMADLVETMLRQTMDAFKANEQESINTISRRDNDIDRLHEAIKLYVAKVMRNQLSEDEMKRCFDIMAMTTDLEHIGDVIDKNLLRTASKRLRNRLQFSQEGWQEIKEFHGLVVAQMQLAMTVFFSRDIEMARQLVREKDKIRDWEQDASERHMERLRHGQMESIETSALHLDILRDFKRITAHLTSFAHPILKSHGELLDSRLRAFEQKEAQAHSESGPAQQTAETEAEQKEKQRTDDDAGS, from the coding sequence ATGTCGGAAGATTTTTGGCTCATAAATCTTTTGGGAAGCGTTGCCCTTCTGCTTTGGGCAACGAAGATGGTGTCCCATTATGTCCGCGAGGCTTTCGGAGCGGATTTCCGCCGCTATCTTTCACGCGCCACCCAGAACCGCTGGCTTGCCTGCGTGACGGGCACCGGTGTTGCAGCCGCGCTGCAAAGCTCAACAGCCACGGCGCTTCTTCTCGTGACCTTCCTGCAGCAGGGATTGGTGATGCTGGCCCCAGCTCTGGCCATCATGCTGGGCGCCGACATAGGCACCACCGTCGTGGTCCAGATCCTGTCCTTCGACATCTCTTTTTTGGCGCCCGGACTGCTGATCACCGGCTTCCTGGCCTTTTCGGCAGGGCAGTTCGCTTGGTTGCGCAACCTGGGGCGGATCATCCTGGCGCTCGGCCTGATCGTTCTTTCGCTCAACATGATCGTCGAGGCGACCGAGCCCATGCGCGAGAGCGAACTGGTCAAGACGGTCCTGGACAGCTTGTCCGGCCAGCCGGTTCTGGCCCTTGTGATAGCGGCGCTGCTGACCTGGCTGTCACATTCCAGTGCCGCCATCGTTCTGCTGATCATGTCGATGTCCGGTGTCTTTCCGGGAACCCTGGGCCTGGCGCTGGTACTGGGCGCCAATGTGGGTTCGGGCCTGGTGATGATCGGCCTGACCGCACAAGGGGATGCCACGACCAAGCGCCTGCCCATAGGCAATCTTCTGTTCCGCTTGAGCGGCGCCTTGATTGTATTGCCGTTTCTGGAGCCCATATCGGCCGGGCTCGGAATGCTGGAGGACAATCCAGCACGTGAGCTGGCCAACTTCCACACGCTGTTCAACATAGCGTTGGCGCTGGCCTTCGTGCCGCTTATCGGGCCCATGGCACGCTTTCTGGAAAAGGCGGTGCCGGAAGAGAAATCACTCAGCGAGGAGCGTGTCGAACCGAGGTTTCTGGATGAGTCGGTGATCGACCAGCCTTCGATGGCGCTGGCTTGTGCCACGCGCGAAATGATGCGCATGGCGGACCTAGTGGAAACCATGCTGCGGCAGACCATGGATGCCTTCAAGGCGAACGAGCAGGAATCCATCAATACGATCAGTCGGCGTGACAACGACATTGACCGGCTGCACGAAGCCATCAAGCTCTACGTCGCCAAGGTCATGCGCAATCAGTTGTCGGAAGACGAGATGAAGCGTTGTTTCGACATCATGGCGATGACGACGGACCTGGAGCATATTGGGGACGTCATCGACAAGAATCTGCTGCGCACGGCCAGCAAACGCCTGCGCAACCGTCTGCAGTTCTCCCAGGAAGGCTGGCAGGAGATCAAGGAGTTCCATGGCCTGGTGGTTGCCCAGATGCAGTTGGCCATGACGGTCTTTTTCAGCCGCGATATCGAGATGGCGCGCCAGTTAGTGCGCGAGAAGGACAAGATTCGCGATTGGGAGCAGGACGCCTCGGAACGTCACATGGAGCGTCTGCGCCACGGCCAGATGGAGAGCATTGAGACCAGTGCCTTGCACCTCGATATCCTGCGCGACTTCAAGCGCATCACCGCGCACCTGACGTCCTTTGCGCACCCCATTCTGAAAAGCCACGGTGAGTTGCTCGATTCGCGCCTCAGGGCCTTCGAGCAGAAGGAGGCCCAGGCGCATTCGGAATCAGGCCCGGCGCAGCAGACCGCCGAGACCGAGGCTGAGCAGAAAGAGAAGCAGCGCACAGACGACGATGCTGGGTCCTGA
- a CDS encoding ATP-binding protein has product MARASARGDRHARKAGLRIPLRVNIILLFLFLFALLGLVLGTVASRSSQQLVDETVSTSFHKSAALALLKLHQLQDTARSAADSLASNPIIETRDEQERGQQFHALATVLRAVPGVSAAYVGWPDGDFLLLRPVGRHEEQLDAPDEAEWLAQWADRDGARFEFLDRALDIIKVRNKVDYDFDPRQRPWYNEARQSDKTIVTMPYVFFTTREPGITAARRAQSGAVAGVDLSLWELSDSLLTGRNAPTTEAAILDPQGSVLAYSDIERLRNVVRSGTSKDMSTLEALPKAERVGAPILTALSERSQGLQEDFTGTLTVEEQDWLATLVPLNGRGTTFVMAAPMQELAAGSRQLRARLLQTFGVVMLLVIPVVWLAGKALARPVERLASDVGRIADLDFSAPARRRTSVKEMEELNESIEHLRLTLRERMTELRCLYDVMELTSNRSRPSTEICRDIAQVLENSLIQLHTPAVRIEVEGEDCPSRNWSRPAASYMAAIQGVYGQIGIIEAGPRDAEEARGRGEAVLLKEERDLIDGVADHVGRMLRSRQMAEELIQSERLRALGQLTGGVAHDFNNLLTIVLGNTEVLGNRLEDPYLRELAETAANAAERGSELTRRMLAFAGRQTLEPRLVNPNDLVVGLDALFQRTLREDIQITTHFSEDVWMTYVDPVLLEVALLNLVINARDAMTAGGHVRIETSNVAFGAETADSLQIAVGDYVMIAVADDGSGMSPEVEARAFEPFFTTKDIGQGSGLGLSMIYGFVRQSQGHVHIDSRPGKGTTIRMYLPRSTEAALHASVPSSNPRSQLSARGKLLVVEDDELVRSYAESQLESLGHEVVAVRDAAAALAALEAAPDFDLLFTDIVIPGSMDGRQLAQKAQEHVPGLKVLFTSGYTEERIAEDEKDLPDGFGVLHKPYRRSDLADKIGQLLSGGS; this is encoded by the coding sequence ATGGCACGAGCGAGCGCAAGAGGCGACAGGCACGCGCGGAAGGCGGGACTTCGCATCCCGTTGCGCGTGAATATCATCCTGCTATTTCTTTTCCTCTTTGCGCTTCTGGGCCTGGTGCTGGGGACGGTTGCAAGCCGCAGCAGCCAGCAGCTTGTGGACGAAACGGTTTCCACTTCATTTCACAAAAGCGCAGCGCTTGCGCTGCTGAAATTGCACCAGTTGCAGGACACGGCCCGCTCGGCCGCCGATTCGCTTGCATCGAACCCAATAATCGAAACCCGGGATGAGCAGGAGCGCGGCCAGCAGTTTCATGCCCTGGCAACAGTGCTGCGGGCTGTACCCGGCGTTTCTGCCGCCTATGTGGGGTGGCCTGATGGCGATTTCCTGTTGCTGCGTCCCGTTGGACGCCACGAGGAACAGCTTGATGCGCCCGACGAGGCCGAATGGCTGGCACAATGGGCAGACAGAGATGGCGCGCGCTTCGAATTCCTGGATCGCGCGCTGGACATAATCAAAGTTCGCAACAAGGTGGACTACGACTTCGATCCGCGTCAGCGCCCCTGGTACAATGAAGCACGGCAGAGCGACAAAACCATCGTCACCATGCCCTATGTCTTTTTCACGACCCGGGAGCCCGGCATAACAGCGGCACGGCGCGCCCAATCGGGTGCAGTGGCGGGTGTTGACTTATCCCTGTGGGAACTGTCGGACAGTCTGTTGACGGGGCGCAATGCCCCCACAACCGAGGCTGCCATCCTGGATCCGCAGGGCAGTGTCCTGGCCTATAGCGATATCGAACGCCTACGGAACGTGGTGCGCAGCGGGACCAGCAAGGATATGAGTACACTCGAAGCCCTGCCTAAGGCAGAAAGGGTTGGTGCTCCGATCCTGACCGCCCTGTCAGAGCGAAGCCAGGGGCTACAGGAAGACTTTACCGGAACTCTTACGGTGGAGGAGCAGGATTGGCTGGCCACACTGGTGCCCCTGAACGGACGCGGAACCACCTTCGTGATGGCAGCGCCCATGCAGGAGCTGGCTGCCGGATCGCGACAACTGCGCGCGCGCCTGCTGCAGACTTTCGGTGTCGTCATGCTGTTGGTGATCCCTGTTGTCTGGTTGGCAGGCAAGGCCCTGGCACGGCCTGTCGAGCGTCTGGCCAGTGATGTTGGCCGCATCGCCGATCTCGATTTCTCTGCACCTGCGCGGCGCAGGACCAGCGTCAAGGAGATGGAGGAGCTCAACGAATCCATCGAACACCTGCGTCTGACACTGCGCGAGCGCATGACCGAATTGCGATGCCTCTATGACGTGATGGAATTGACGTCGAACCGTTCCCGGCCGTCGACAGAGATTTGCCGGGACATCGCGCAGGTGCTTGAAAACAGCTTGATCCAACTGCACACACCGGCTGTACGTATCGAGGTAGAGGGGGAAGATTGTCCCTCTCGCAATTGGTCCAGGCCTGCGGCCAGCTACATGGCTGCCATACAGGGTGTTTACGGTCAGATCGGCATCATCGAGGCTGGTCCGCGCGATGCCGAAGAGGCGCGGGGACGGGGCGAAGCTGTCCTGTTGAAAGAAGAACGCGATCTGATTGATGGCGTGGCGGATCACGTGGGCCGTATGTTGCGCAGCCGGCAGATGGCGGAGGAACTGATCCAGTCAGAACGCCTGCGGGCCCTGGGACAACTAACGGGTGGAGTGGCGCATGACTTCAACAACTTGCTTACCATAGTCCTTGGCAATACCGAGGTTCTGGGGAATCGCCTGGAGGATCCCTATCTGCGTGAGTTGGCGGAGACGGCGGCCAACGCAGCCGAGCGCGGATCCGAGTTGACCCGGCGCATGCTGGCCTTTGCCGGTCGGCAAACCCTGGAACCAAGACTGGTGAATCCCAACGATCTCGTGGTTGGGCTCGATGCGCTTTTCCAGCGCACGCTCCGTGAGGATATCCAGATCACCACCCATTTTTCCGAAGACGTCTGGATGACTTACGTGGATCCGGTGTTGCTGGAGGTGGCCTTGCTGAACCTGGTCATCAACGCGCGTGATGCGATGACTGCCGGAGGTCATGTCCGTATCGAGACCTCGAACGTCGCCTTCGGCGCCGAAACGGCTGACTCCCTGCAAATAGCTGTCGGCGACTATGTCATGATTGCCGTCGCCGACGATGGATCGGGCATGTCGCCCGAGGTCGAGGCGCGTGCCTTCGAGCCCTTCTTCACCACCAAGGACATCGGGCAGGGGAGTGGTTTGGGCTTAAGCATGATTTATGGTTTCGTGCGCCAGTCGCAAGGCCATGTTCATATCGATTCCCGGCCGGGTAAAGGCACCACGATCCGTATGTACCTGCCGCGCTCGACAGAGGCAGCACTGCATGCTTCGGTGCCGTCCTCGAACCCGCGAAGTCAGTTGAGCGCACGCGGCAAGCTGTTGGTGGTGGAGGATGACGAACTGGTCCGTAGCTATGCTGAGAGCCAACTGGAAAGCCTGGGCCACGAAGTTGTTGCGGTGCGCGATGCCGCGGCGGCGCTGGCGGCGCTGGAAGCAGCACCGGATTTCGACCTGCTGTTCACTGACATCGTCATACCCGGCAGCATGGATGGGCGGCAGCTGGCACAAAAGGCACAGGAACACGTGCCTGGCCTGAAGGTCCTGTTCACCTCGGGTTACACTGAGGAGAGAATTGCTGAGGATGAAAAAGACCTGCCAGACGGGTTCGGGGTCCTGCACAAGCCTTATCGCCGCTCTGACCTTGCAGATAAGATCGGGCAGTTGCTGTCAGGGGGGAGCTGA